CATCAAATTATAGCACAGCATTTCAAAAGCATCACAATATTTCTCCAGCTAAATTTCGCAAATCCGTAGATGTAACTGGTATGACAAGCCCCTTCTACCCCGAAGGGCTTTCCGGGTTTGATACATTTGAAGGGTATAACAGTAAAATCAAAATGCAAGAGCTTCCAGACTTTTTTGTGATCTACGAGAGAATCATCGGAAACTATATTGAGTTGAAGGACAATTGGTTTCAATTTTTGGATCAATACAGTGATCATATCAAAGTCGATACTCTTATGATAGAGCGGTTTTATGACGACCCCGCAATCACCAGTCTGAACCGCTGTCTATGTGATATTTGCATGACAACAGATGAATCTTGCACGCTCAAGAATGTGACGTTGGTTAAGGGAGGCAAATTTGCGGTATATTGCTTTGATGGCAAAATTGAGGATATTTTTTGCACCATTCAGGGGATCTTTAGTGTCTGGCTTCCCAAAAGCGATTATGAAATGGACGGAAGATGCGGTTTGAACATATACCGAGAAATTAACAAAGAAAGTGGATGCGTAATTATGGATATATGTATTCCAATACGATAGGGCAAGAATTCAGAAGTTTAAAAGCAGACTTTTTTCTATAATAAGAATCAACCGGGACTGGTGATTCTTTCAGAAAAAAGTCTGTTTTATTTTTTAAAAGACAGGAGGCATTACAAGAAATGACTGATGTTAAATGAGTTGAGCTTGGAATTGAAAAGCCGTGGCGCCAATGTTGTTATCGGTGTTGATATATCTACGCTGCAGGCAAAGGAAAATCGAGGCTATTATGCGGCGATTTTAATCGGAATCGCGTTAAAACCCAGCTATATTTATCGGCTGTCAAAAGAAAACAATTTAGACTGTTTTGAGTTTTTACAAAAGGAGGCTGCAGCAGATAAACTTGCAGAATGGGCGGCTGATTTTATCCGGTTGAAAGGATACAAAGCATATGCTCAGTCAGAAAGCAATCTCATCAATGGATTCTATGATGCAGTGACGAAAGCTACGCCATTGCCGCATAAAAAAATTGCAGTGTTGGCTGGATTAGGATGGATCGGAAAAAGTAATCTTCTGGTTACACAAGAGTATGGAAGTGCATTGTGTATGTGCAGTGTACTGACAAATGCACCATTGCCGATACAGTATCGGCCCATCATGCGGCCGTTCTGTGGCAAATGTAATGTTTGCAAGGATATTTGTCCAGCAAAGGTGATCCATGGTATGAACTGGGAAGAAGGTACTCCCAGGGATCTGATTGTTGATGTATATCATTGTGAGACCTGCCTGAAATGCCTAGTTCATTGTGTCTGGACACAGAAGTATGTGAAAACACATGGTTTGTAAGTAGAAGGGAGTAAAAAAATGCAAAAAGGGAAAATAAACTCGATGCAGGAGGAAAGAGGCGGAAGAGAGTATTTTGTAGGTTATTGTGAAGCTGATCTTGAGGATTCTCATTGTGGCATTGCGTTTCCTATGTCAGTGATGTATCCTGCAGATAAGGAAAGCAAAATTGAAATGATTGGGCCGTTTCCATTAGACGTATCAATCAATGCACAACCTACGGAGGGTAGCTTTCCGTTGGCACTGATATCTCATGGAAGTGGGGGAGGAAACTTACTCTACAGAACGCTTGCCCACTATCTGGCATGCAATGGTTTTATCGTTGGAATGCCAGAGCATCCTTTCAATAATTTCAGCAATAATACGTTGGAGGGCACCGTAGAAAATTTAGAAAACAGGCCAAGACACATTAACATTGCTATCGACTGGTTCTTTGAAAGCGAGAACTTCTCGAGGGTTATAAAATCAGATGCTATCTCTATCATCGGTCATTCTACCGGTGGGTGTACTGCATTATCAATGGCGGGAGGTATACCGACTTCATTGCCAAATGAATCTTTGGACGGCAAACCGAAAGAGATAATCGTAGCCTGTAAGAGAAAAATCAGTACGCTTGTTCTGCTAGCGCCAGGAATGGTTTGGTTTCAGGCAGAAAAAGCTCTAAGCGGAGTAGATATTCCAATACTAATGATTATGGCCGAAAAAGATCAATTCATCCAGTCTTCCCAGGCGCAAACTCTCTTGGATGGGGTTGCAGATCGCAGAAAGGTAACGTATAAAATTGTTGAGAACGCCGGTCATTTCTCATTCTTGAGTCCATTTCCGGAATTCATGATTACACCAGATTTTTTCCCGGCACAGGATCCGCCTGGTTTTGACAGGCAGAAGTATCATGATGAACTTAATTTTGAGGTATTAAAATTTTTACTGGCAGAAAACAGCACACTGGCGCTTTAAGAGAGAAAATTACCAATAGATTGTCAGAACCATAGCTTTTTCAAACAAAAGTTATGGTTCTTTTGATATTTAATATATTGATTAACGGCAAGCATTCACGTACTATGTAAATAGTTGAAATAAAATCTAATACTGATTTGCCAAACAATTTAAAACAGAAAACCGAGTTCAAATTGTGGATTAAGAATCTAACCCAAAGGGGAGCTTTGCTATGGAAGAAAGAATCAATGGAGGCAGGCAAAAGGAGCTGGACTATGCAAAAGGTTTGGCTATCCTTTTCATGATCGCAGTGCATTGTCTTGAAACGTTCGCAAACAGCAGTGTTGCCGAAGAGGCCGCTTACGGGATCATGGTCGAATTCCTTGGAAGCTTCACCTCTGCAACAGTATTTATGATTCTGCTTGGAGTGGGGATCATTTATTCAAGAAAATCTGAACCGCGTCTTCTCGTCATGCGTGGATTGCTGCTGGTGGGCGCGGGGTACTTGTTGAATTTGATGAGAGGATTCTTGCCAATGCTGGTTTCGTGGCAACTGACAGGAGATGACGAATGGCTTTCCGATATGATGGTTGAACTG
This genomic window from Clostridiales bacterium contains:
- a CDS encoding AraC family transcriptional regulator codes for the protein MLNKELINKSIDFILQHLEDDISVDDVANHFYFSKFYFCRSFKAMTGESVYEFIKRMKLDQSAVEIKLEKEKPITNIGINYGYSSSNYSTAFQKHHNISPAKFRKSVDVTGMTSPFYPEGLSGFDTFEGYNSKIKMQELPDFFVIYERIIGNYIELKDNWFQFLDQYSDHIKVDTLMIERFYDDPAITSLNRCLCDICMTTDESCTLKNVTLVKGGKFAVYCFDGKIEDIFCTIQGIFSVWLPKSDYEMDGRCGLNIYREINKESGCVIMDICIPIR
- a CDS encoding epoxyqueuosine reductase — its product is MLNELSLELKSRGANVVIGVDISTLQAKENRGYYAAILIGIALKPSYIYRLSKENNLDCFEFLQKEAAADKLAEWAADFIRLKGYKAYAQSESNLINGFYDAVTKATPLPHKKIAVLAGLGWIGKSNLLVTQEYGSALCMCSVLTNAPLPIQYRPIMRPFCGKCNVCKDICPAKVIHGMNWEEGTPRDLIVDVYHCETCLKCLVHCVWTQKYVKTHGL
- a CDS encoding alpha/beta hydrolase — protein: MSVMYPADKESKIEMIGPFPLDVSINAQPTEGSFPLALISHGSGGGNLLYRTLAHYLACNGFIVGMPEHPFNNFSNNTLEGTVENLENRPRHINIAIDWFFESENFSRVIKSDAISIIGHSTGGCTALSMAGGIPTSLPNESLDGKPKEIIVACKRKISTLVLLAPGMVWFQAEKALSGVDIPILMIMAEKDQFIQSSQAQTLLDGVADRRKVTYKIVENAGHFSFLSPFPEFMITPDFFPAQDPPGFDRQKYHDELNFEVLKFLLAENSTLAL